The Mycobacterium seoulense genome has a window encoding:
- a CDS encoding DUF2505 domain-containing protein has protein sequence MPRSFDLSADYDGSVEAVHRAFTDETYWRARLAGSGVDVAVLESIRVGGDTVEVVTVQVIHSHKLPGMVTQLHVGDLRIRREETWGPVADGAAQGSVVGSILDAPVNLTGTAMLSPIHETGGARLSFRATVQVRVPIIGGKLENIIGARLAELVAVEQRFTEEWIGGTA, from the coding sequence ATGCCGCGTTCATTCGACTTGTCGGCCGACTACGACGGCAGCGTTGAAGCGGTCCATCGGGCGTTCACGGACGAGACCTATTGGCGGGCACGGCTGGCCGGATCCGGTGTCGACGTCGCCGTGTTGGAATCGATCCGGGTCGGTGGCGACACCGTCGAGGTCGTCACCGTCCAGGTGATCCACAGCCACAAGCTGCCCGGGATGGTCACGCAGTTGCACGTCGGCGACCTGCGAATCAGGCGCGAGGAGACGTGGGGACCGGTCGCCGACGGCGCCGCGCAGGGTTCGGTCGTCGGTTCGATCCTGGACGCCCCGGTGAATCTGACCGGTACCGCGATGCTGTCGCCGATCCACGAGACGGGGGGTGCCCGGCTCAGCTTTCGGGCCACCGTCCAGGTACGCGTCCCGATCATCGGCGGCAAGCTGGAGAACATCATCGGCGCCCGGCTGGCCGAGCTGGTGGCGGTGGAACAACGGTTCACCGAGGAGTGGATCGGCGGAACCGCGTGA
- a CDS encoding sensor histidine kinase, whose product MTVFSALLLAGVLSVLGLAIGVAAGTRLSPRAAQRRQRVSTEWTGITVAQMLQRIVALMPLGVAVVDSHRDVVYLNDRAKELGLVRDRQLDDQAWEAAQQALGGVDVEFDLRPPKRAAGRSGLSVHGQARLLSEEDRRFAVVFAHDQSDYARMEATRRDFVANVSHELKTPVGAMALLAEALLASADDPETVRRFAEKVLVEANRLGDMVAELIELSRLQGAERLPNVTEVDVDTVVSEAISRHKVAADNAQIEVRTDAPSGLRVLGDETLLVTALANLVSNAIAYSPPGSPVSISRRRRGDNIEIAVTDRGIGIALEDQERVFERFFRGDKARSRATGGSGLGLAIVKHVAANHNGSIGVWSKPGTGSTFTLSIPAYKDDDEQPEPPQGREVRPNRSQREEELSR is encoded by the coding sequence GTGACTGTGTTCTCGGCGCTGTTGCTGGCCGGGGTGTTGTCCGTGCTGGGGCTGGCCATAGGTGTAGCAGCCGGGACCCGGCTGTCGCCGAGAGCGGCCCAGCGCCGGCAGCGAGTGAGCACCGAATGGACGGGGATCACCGTCGCGCAGATGCTGCAACGCATCGTCGCACTGATGCCGCTGGGGGTCGCGGTGGTGGATTCCCACCGCGACGTCGTCTACCTCAACGATCGGGCTAAGGAGCTGGGCCTGGTGCGCGACCGGCAGCTCGATGACCAGGCATGGGAGGCGGCCCAGCAGGCGCTCGGCGGCGTCGATGTCGAATTCGACCTGCGGCCGCCCAAGCGGGCGGCGGGCCGGTCCGGGCTGTCGGTGCACGGTCAGGCCCGGCTGCTCAGCGAGGAAGACCGCCGGTTCGCCGTGGTGTTCGCCCACGACCAGTCCGACTATGCGCGCATGGAAGCGACCAGGCGCGACTTCGTGGCCAATGTCAGCCACGAGCTCAAGACCCCGGTCGGGGCCATGGCGCTGCTCGCCGAGGCCCTGTTGGCGTCGGCGGACGACCCCGAAACCGTCCGCCGGTTTGCCGAAAAGGTGCTCGTCGAAGCCAACCGGCTGGGGGACATGGTCGCCGAGCTGATCGAGCTGTCTCGGCTGCAGGGCGCGGAGCGGCTGCCCAACGTCACCGAGGTTGACGTGGATACCGTTGTGTCGGAAGCGATCTCACGCCACAAGGTGGCCGCCGACAACGCGCAGATCGAGGTTCGCACGGATGCGCCCAGTGGCCTGCGGGTGCTGGGCGACGAAACGCTTCTGGTCACCGCGCTGGCCAACCTGGTGTCCAACGCGATCGCCTATTCGCCGCCCGGTTCGCCGGTCTCGATCAGCCGTCGCCGCCGCGGCGACAACATCGAGATCGCCGTCACCGACCGTGGCATCGGGATCGCGCTGGAAGACCAGGAGCGGGTCTTCGAGCGGTTCTTCCGGGGGGACAAGGCACGCTCGCGCGCCACTGGCGGCAGCGGGCTGGGCCTGGCCATCGTCAAACACGTCGCGGCCAACCACAACGGCAGCATCGGGGTGTGGAGCAAGCCGGGGACGGGATCGACGTTCACGCTGTCGATTCCGGCCTACAAGGACGATGACGAGCAACCCGAGCCACCGCAGGGTCGCGAGGTGCGGCCCAACAGGTCACAACGAGAGGAAGAACTAAGTCGATGA
- a CDS encoding UDP-N-acetylmuramate dehydrogenase — protein sequence MKSSDAGSTFAGAHVAEAVPLAPLTTLRVGPVARRLITCTSTRQVVDVVRELDAESLGGEHRPVLVFAGGSNLVIADTLTDLTAVRLANTRIAVDGNLLRAEAGAVWDDVVVSAIEHGLGGLECLSGIPGSAGATPVQNVGAYGAEVSDTITRVRVFDRAGGEVRWVPGGELGFGYRTSVFKRAGLEIPWVVLEVEFALDASGRSAPLRYGELAAALGVGGGERADPSAVRRAVLRLRGGKGMVLDPDDHDTWSVGSFFTNPVVAPEVYERLAGAADGPVPHYPAPDGVKLAAGWLVERAGFAKGYPDDPAARCRLSTKHALALTNRGGATTEEVIALARTIRDGVRDVFGVTLMPEPVLLGCRL from the coding sequence ATGAAATCCAGCGATGCCGGTTCGACATTCGCCGGCGCGCACGTCGCCGAGGCGGTGCCCCTCGCGCCGCTGACGACGTTGCGGGTGGGGCCGGTCGCGCGCCGCCTGATCACCTGCACCAGCACGCGACAGGTGGTCGACGTGGTGCGGGAGCTGGATGCCGAAAGCCTTGGGGGAGAACATCGCCCGGTATTGGTGTTCGCCGGCGGCTCCAATCTGGTGATCGCGGACACCCTGACCGACCTGACCGCGGTTCGGCTGGCCAACACCCGCATCGCCGTCGACGGCAACCTGCTGCGCGCGGAGGCGGGCGCGGTGTGGGACGACGTCGTGGTCAGCGCCATCGAACACGGCCTGGGCGGGCTGGAATGCCTGTCCGGGATCCCGGGATCGGCCGGCGCCACCCCGGTGCAGAACGTCGGGGCGTACGGCGCGGAGGTCTCCGACACCATCACCCGGGTCCGGGTGTTCGACCGGGCCGGCGGGGAGGTTCGCTGGGTGCCGGGCGGCGAGCTCGGCTTCGGCTACCGCACCAGCGTGTTCAAGCGGGCCGGCCTCGAAATCCCTTGGGTGGTGCTGGAAGTCGAGTTCGCGCTGGACGCCTCGGGCCGCAGCGCCCCGCTGCGCTACGGCGAACTGGCGGCCGCGCTGGGGGTGGGCGGTGGCGAGCGTGCCGACCCGTCGGCGGTCCGCCGGGCGGTGCTGAGGCTGCGGGGCGGCAAGGGCATGGTGCTCGACCCGGACGACCACGACACCTGGAGCGTGGGTTCCTTCTTCACCAACCCGGTGGTCGCACCCGAGGTGTACGAGCGGCTGGCCGGCGCCGCTGACGGGCCGGTTCCGCACTACCCGGCCCCGGACGGCGTCAAGCTGGCCGCCGGCTGGCTGGTGGAGCGGGCCGGCTTCGCCAAGGGCTATCCCGACGATCCGGCGGCCCGGTGCCGGCTGTCCACCAAGCACGCGCTGGCGCTGACCAACCGCGGCGGCGCCACCACCGAGGAGGTGATCGCACTGGCCCGCACCATCCGCGACGGCGTTCGTGATGTGTTTGGTGTCACATTGATGCCCGAGCCGGTCCTGCTCGGCTGCAGGCTGTAG
- a CDS encoding type III secretion system chaperone family protein encodes MTSTVERVIEDALRASGLAYSKHDGAHGGPPGMVVELPGERKLKTNTILSIGEHSVRVEAFVCRKPDENHEGVYRFLLKRNRRLYGVAYTLDKVGDIYLVGRMSLASVDADEIDRVLGQVLEAVDSDFNTLLELGFRSSIQKEWEWRVSRGESLKNLQAFAHLIDEDDDGDD; translated from the coding sequence ATGACGTCCACTGTGGAGCGCGTGATCGAGGACGCGCTGCGGGCCAGCGGTCTGGCCTACTCCAAACACGATGGCGCGCACGGCGGTCCGCCCGGGATGGTGGTGGAGCTGCCCGGCGAGCGCAAGCTCAAGACCAACACCATCCTGAGCATCGGCGAGCATTCGGTGCGCGTCGAGGCGTTCGTGTGCCGCAAGCCCGACGAGAACCACGAGGGCGTTTACCGCTTCCTGCTCAAGCGCAACCGCCGCCTCTACGGGGTGGCCTACACGCTCGACAAGGTCGGCGACATCTACCTGGTGGGCCGCATGTCGCTGGCGTCGGTGGACGCCGACGAGATCGATCGAGTGCTCGGACAGGTGCTCGAAGCGGTGGACTCGGACTTCAATACGTTGTTGGAGTTGGGCTTTCGCTCGTCGATACAGAAAGAATGGGAGTGGCGGGTGTCCCGCGGCGAGTCGCTGAAGAACCTGCAGGCGTTCGCTCACCTGATCGATGAAGACGACGACGGGGACGACTGA
- the mshA gene encoding D-inositol-3-phosphate glycosyltransferase — translation MSRPSCKDEKVRHDDVFRLKPRRVAVLAVHTSPLAQPGTGDAGGMNVYVLQTALHLARRGIEVEIFTRATASADPPVARVAPGVLVRNVVAGPFEGLDKYDLPTQLCAFAAGVLRAEASHEPGYYDIVHSHYWLSGQVGWLARDRWAVPLVHTAHTLAAVKNAALAAGDAPEPPLRTIGEQQVVDEADRLIVNTDDEARQLVSIHRADPARIDVVHPGVDLEVFRPGDRRAARAALGLPLDEDVVAFVGRIQPLKAPDIVLRAAAKLPGVRIVVAGGPSGSGMASPDGLRRLADQLGIAARVTFLPPQSRTDLATLFRAASLVAVPSYSESFGLVAVEAQACGTPVVAAAVGGLPVAVRDGITGTLVSGHEVDRWADALDGMLRLRGRRAEAMSRAAAAHAATFSWENTTDALLASYRRAISAYTEERRGVGA, via the coding sequence GTGAGCCGGCCGTCCTGTAAAGATGAGAAGGTGCGGCACGATGACGTATTCCGGCTGAAACCGCGCCGCGTCGCAGTGTTGGCGGTGCACACCTCACCGCTGGCCCAGCCGGGCACCGGCGACGCCGGGGGCATGAACGTCTACGTGCTCCAGACCGCGTTGCACCTGGCGCGCCGCGGCATCGAGGTGGAGATCTTCACCCGGGCCACCGCGTCCGCCGACCCGCCCGTCGCGCGGGTGGCGCCCGGCGTGCTGGTGCGCAACGTGGTGGCGGGCCCGTTCGAGGGCCTGGACAAATACGACCTGCCCACGCAGCTGTGTGCGTTCGCCGCCGGGGTGCTGCGCGCGGAAGCGTCGCACGAACCGGGCTACTACGACATCGTGCACTCGCATTACTGGCTGTCCGGACAGGTGGGCTGGCTGGCCCGCGACCGCTGGGCGGTGCCGCTGGTGCACACCGCGCACACGCTCGCCGCGGTCAAGAACGCGGCACTGGCCGCGGGCGACGCGCCCGAGCCGCCACTGCGCACAATCGGCGAACAGCAGGTGGTCGACGAGGCGGACCGGCTGATCGTCAACACCGATGACGAAGCCAGGCAACTGGTTTCGATCCATCGCGCCGACCCGGCCCGAATCGACGTCGTCCACCCGGGGGTGGATCTCGAGGTGTTCCGCCCGGGCGACCGCCGGGCGGCGCGGGCCGCGCTGGGGTTGCCGCTCGACGAGGACGTCGTCGCGTTCGTCGGGCGGATTCAGCCGTTGAAGGCGCCCGACATCGTCCTGCGCGCCGCCGCGAAATTGCCGGGCGTGCGCATCGTGGTGGCGGGCGGCCCGTCGGGCAGCGGCATGGCGTCCCCGGACGGGCTGCGGCGGCTGGCCGACCAGCTCGGCATCGCGGCGCGGGTGACGTTCCTGCCGCCGCAGTCCCGCACGGACCTGGCGACCTTGTTCCGGGCCGCCAGCCTGGTCGCCGTGCCGAGCTATTCGGAGTCGTTCGGCCTGGTGGCCGTCGAGGCGCAGGCGTGCGGCACGCCCGTGGTCGCCGCCGCGGTCGGCGGCCTGCCGGTGGCGGTGCGCGACGGGATCACCGGCACGCTGGTGTCCGGTCATGAGGTCGACCGGTGGGCCGACGCGCTGGATGGGATGCTGCGGCTGCGCGGGCGGAGGGCCGAGGCGATGAGCCGCGCGGCCGCCGCGCACGCGGCCACGTTCTCCTGGGAGAACACCACGGACGCGCTGCTGGCCAGCTATCGCCGCGCGATCAGCGCATACACCGAGGAGCGGCGCGGGGTGGGCGCATGA
- a CDS encoding phosphoglyceromutase yields the protein MGDTATLVLLRHGESDWNALNLFTGWVDVGLTEKGRAEAVRSGELLAEQGLLPDVLYTSLLRRAITTAHLALDAADRLWIPVRRSWRLNERHYGALQGLNKSETKERYGEEQFMTWRRSYDTPPPPIEKGSQFSQDTDPRYANIGGGPLTECLADVVVRFLPYFTDVIVPDLRSGKTVLIVAHGNSLRALVKYLDRMSDDDVVGLNIPTGIPLRYDLDSDLRPVLPGGTYLDPEAAAAGAAAVASQGRG from the coding sequence ATGGGAGACACTGCCACGCTGGTGCTGCTGCGCCACGGCGAGAGCGACTGGAACGCCCTGAACCTGTTCACCGGCTGGGTGGACGTCGGGCTGACCGAAAAGGGCCGGGCCGAGGCGGTGCGCAGCGGCGAGCTGTTGGCCGAGCAGGGCCTGCTGCCCGACGTCCTCTACACGTCGCTGCTGCGCCGCGCGATCACCACCGCGCACCTGGCGCTGGACGCCGCCGACCGGCTGTGGATCCCGGTGCGGCGCAGCTGGCGGCTCAACGAGCGGCACTACGGCGCGCTGCAGGGCCTGAACAAGTCGGAGACCAAGGAGCGCTACGGCGAGGAGCAGTTCATGACCTGGCGGCGCAGCTACGACACGCCGCCGCCGCCGATCGAGAAGGGCAGCCAGTTCAGCCAGGACACCGACCCGCGGTACGCCAACATCGGCGGCGGCCCGCTGACCGAATGCCTGGCCGACGTGGTGGTCCGGTTCCTGCCGTACTTCACCGACGTCATCGTCCCGGACCTGCGCAGCGGCAAGACGGTGTTGATCGTCGCGCACGGCAACTCGTTGCGGGCCCTGGTCAAGTACCTCGACCGGATGTCCGACGACGACGTCGTCGGGCTGAACATCCCGACCGGGATTCCGCTGCGCTACGACCTGGACTCCGACCTGCGGCCGGTGCTGCCGGGCGGTACCTACCTGGACCCGGAGGCGGCCGCCGCGGGTGCCGCGGCGGTAGCCAGCCAAGGGCGCGGGTGA
- a CDS encoding ROK family transcriptional regulator: MRRQIVPPALHIPDSAAASVFRAVRLRGPVGRDVIAGVTSLSIATVNRQVIALLEAGLLRERADLAVSGAIGRPRVPVEVNHEPFVTLGIHIGARTTSIVATDLFGRTLDTVETPTPLSPAGPALAALAESAARYLRRWHRRRPLWVGVAIGGTVDGATGHVDHPRLGWRQAPVGPVLADALGLPVSVASHVDAMAGAELLLGMRRFLPSSPTSLYVYARETVGYALVIGGRVHCPASGPGTIATLPAHSELLGGAGQLESTVSDGAVLAAARRLRILPFAPPGAPNAPAAGITDLLRVARAGNEQAKDLLNERGRVLGEAVALLRDMLNPDELVVGGQAFTEYPEAMEHVEAAFADRSVLPPRDIRVTVFGNRVQEAGAGTVSLGGLYADPLGAMRRAGALNPRVREAAADESSA; this comes from the coding sequence GTGCGCCGTCAGATCGTGCCACCGGCGCTGCACATCCCCGACTCGGCGGCCGCCTCGGTGTTCCGGGCCGTGCGATTGCGCGGCCCCGTCGGCCGTGACGTCATCGCCGGCGTCACCTCGCTGAGCATCGCGACGGTCAACCGCCAGGTCATCGCCCTGCTCGAGGCCGGTTTGCTGCGGGAACGCGCCGATTTGGCCGTCTCCGGGGCGATTGGCCGCCCGCGCGTGCCGGTCGAGGTCAACCACGAACCGTTCGTGACGCTGGGCATCCACATCGGGGCCCGGACCACCAGCATCGTGGCCACCGACCTGTTCGGCCGCACCCTGGACACCGTCGAGACGCCGACACCGCTCAGTCCCGCCGGCCCCGCGCTGGCGGCCCTGGCCGAGAGCGCCGCACGCTACCTGCGGCGTTGGCACCGGCGCCGCCCGTTGTGGGTCGGCGTCGCGATCGGCGGCACGGTCGACGGCGCCACCGGCCACGTCGACCACCCGCGGCTGGGCTGGCGTCAGGCGCCGGTCGGCCCGGTGCTGGCCGACGCGCTGGGACTGCCCGTGTCGGTGGCCTCGCACGTCGACGCCATGGCCGGGGCCGAGCTGCTGCTCGGCATGCGGCGATTCCTGCCCAGCTCGCCCACCAGCCTCTACGTCTACGCCCGCGAGACCGTGGGCTATGCGCTGGTGATCGGGGGCCGGGTGCACTGCCCGGCCAGCGGCCCCGGCACCATCGCCACCCTGCCGGCCCATTCCGAGCTGCTCGGCGGCGCCGGGCAGCTGGAATCCACCGTCAGCGACGGGGCGGTGCTGGCCGCCGCGCGCCGGCTGCGGATCCTCCCGTTCGCCCCGCCGGGCGCCCCCAACGCCCCGGCCGCCGGCATCACCGATCTGCTGCGGGTGGCCCGGGCCGGCAACGAGCAGGCCAAGGACCTGCTCAACGAGCGGGGCCGGGTTCTCGGCGAGGCGGTGGCGTTGCTGCGCGACATGCTCAACCCCGACGAACTGGTGGTCGGGGGCCAGGCCTTCACCGAGTATCCCGAGGCGATGGAGCACGTGGAGGCGGCGTTCGCCGACCGCTCGGTGCTGCCGCCGCGCGACATTCGCGTCACGGTCTTCGGCAACCGGGTGCAGGAGGCCGGTGCGGGGACCGTGTCGCTGGGCGGGCTGTACGCCGACCCGCTCGGTGCGATGCGGCGGGCGGGGGCGCTGAACCCGCGGGTGCGCGAGGCCGCCGCCGACGAGTCTTCCGCTTAA
- the regX gene encoding two-component sensory transduction protein RegX, protein MTSVLIVEDEESLADPLAFLLRKEGFEATVVTDGQAALAEFDRGGADIVLLDLMLPGMSGTDVCKQLRARSSVPVIMVTARDSEIDKVVGLELGADDYVTKPYSARELIARIRAVLRRGGDDDSEISDGVLESGPVRMDVERHVVSVNGDTITLPLKEFDLLEYLMRNSGRVLTRGQLIDRVWGADYVGDTKTLDVHVKRLRSKIEADPANPVHLVTVRGLGYKLEG, encoded by the coding sequence ATGACCAGTGTGCTGATCGTGGAGGACGAGGAGTCGCTGGCCGATCCGCTGGCATTCTTGTTGCGCAAAGAGGGCTTCGAGGCCACGGTCGTGACCGATGGACAAGCCGCGCTGGCCGAGTTCGATCGTGGCGGCGCCGACATCGTGTTGCTCGATCTGATGCTGCCCGGCATGTCGGGGACCGACGTGTGCAAGCAGCTGCGCGCTCGTTCCAGCGTGCCGGTGATCATGGTGACCGCGCGCGACAGCGAGATCGACAAGGTCGTCGGGCTGGAGCTCGGCGCCGATGACTATGTGACCAAGCCGTATTCGGCGCGCGAGTTGATCGCCCGGATCCGCGCGGTGCTGCGCCGCGGCGGGGACGACGACTCCGAAATCAGCGACGGTGTGCTCGAGTCCGGACCGGTTCGGATGGATGTCGAGCGACACGTCGTCTCAGTCAACGGCGACACAATCACCTTGCCGCTCAAGGAATTCGACTTGCTCGAGTACCTGATGCGCAACAGCGGCCGGGTGCTGACCCGCGGGCAGTTGATCGACCGGGTGTGGGGTGCCGATTACGTCGGCGACACCAAGACGCTCGACGTCCACGTCAAGCGGTTGCGGTCCAAGATCGAAGCCGATCCGGCCAACCCGGTCCACCTGGTGACCGTGCGGGGGCTGGGCTACAAGCTCGAAGGCTAG
- a CDS encoding SDR family NAD(P)-dependent oxidoreductase, with product MAGNVRNERVAVVTGASSGIGEATAQTLAAQGFHVVAVARRADRINALAREIGGTAIVADVTDDAAVASLADELSRVDVLVNNAGGARGLAPVADTDLDHWRWMWETNVLGTLRVTRALLPKLIESGDGLIVTVTSVAALEVYDGGAGYTAAKHAQGALHRTLRGELLGKPVRLTEIAPGAVETEFSLVRFDGDQQRADAVYTGMTPLVAEDVAEVIGFVASRPSHVDLDLIVMKPRDQASATRFNRRG from the coding sequence ATGGCTGGAAATGTCAGGAATGAGCGCGTCGCGGTGGTCACGGGGGCCAGCTCCGGAATCGGCGAGGCGACCGCGCAGACCCTTGCTGCGCAGGGCTTTCACGTGGTCGCGGTGGCGCGGCGGGCGGACCGGATCAACGCCCTGGCCAGGGAGATCGGCGGGACGGCCATTGTGGCCGACGTCACAGACGACGCGGCAGTCGCTTCGCTGGCCGACGAGTTGAGCCGGGTCGACGTGCTGGTCAACAACGCGGGCGGCGCGCGCGGGCTGGCACCGGTCGCCGACACCGACCTCGACCATTGGCGGTGGATGTGGGAGACCAACGTGCTGGGCACGCTGCGGGTCACCCGGGCGCTGCTGCCCAAGCTCATCGAATCCGGTGACGGCCTGATCGTCACAGTGACATCGGTTGCGGCACTTGAGGTTTACGACGGGGGCGCCGGATACACCGCCGCCAAACACGCCCAGGGGGCGCTGCACCGCACGCTGCGCGGAGAGCTGCTGGGCAAGCCGGTGCGGCTGACCGAGATCGCGCCGGGCGCGGTGGAGACCGAGTTCTCGCTGGTTCGTTTCGACGGCGATCAACAACGCGCCGACGCCGTCTACACCGGCATGACGCCGCTGGTTGCCGAGGACGTCGCCGAGGTGATCGGCTTCGTGGCCTCGCGGCCGTCCCACGTCGACCTCGACCTGATCGTCATGAAGCCGCGCGACCAGGCGTCGGCCACCCGGTTCAACCGCCGGGGTTAG
- a CDS encoding L,D-transpeptidase: MCRGGVGGFCPVSLTFVSTSQNRPPINRRVALATLGLGVFAPSLLAACGGTTAKQAEKKEQPAAKLKFQPADATENVVPIAPISVEISDGWFQHVTLTNSAGKAVAGKFNSDRTVYTTTEPLGYDATYTWSGSAVGHDGKAIPVTGKFTTVSPSKKISGAFQLADGQTVGVAAPIIIQFDAPITDKAAVEKALTVTTNPPVEGSWAWLPDEAAGARAHWRTRDYYPAGTTVNVDAKLYGLPFGDSAYGADDISLNIQIGRRQVVKAEVTSHRIQVIRDEGVIMDFPCSYGEADKARNVTRNGVHVVTEKYADFYMSNPAAGYSHVHERWAVRISNNGEFIHANPASAGAQGNTNVTNGCINLSTGDAEQYFQSAIYGDPVEVTGSSIQLSYSDGDIWDWAVDWDTWVAMSALPPPTARPPSTQIPVTAPVTPSTAPTLSGTPTTTTTSSPGANPGG; the protein is encoded by the coding sequence ATTTGTCGCGGCGGGGTCGGTGGATTTTGCCCGGTATCTTTGACTTTCGTGAGCACGTCGCAGAACCGGCCGCCGATCAACCGGCGCGTGGCATTGGCGACCCTCGGACTGGGGGTGTTCGCCCCCAGCCTGCTCGCCGCGTGCGGCGGAACCACGGCCAAACAGGCCGAGAAGAAGGAGCAGCCCGCGGCGAAGCTGAAGTTCCAGCCGGCCGACGCCACCGAGAACGTGGTGCCGATCGCGCCGATCAGCGTCGAGATCAGCGACGGCTGGTTCCAGCACGTCACGCTGACGAATTCGGCCGGCAAGGCCGTGGCGGGCAAATTCAACTCCGACCGCACCGTCTACACCACCACCGAGCCGCTGGGCTACGACGCGACCTACACCTGGAGCGGTTCGGCGGTCGGGCACGACGGCAAGGCGATCCCGGTCACCGGCAAGTTCACCACGGTGTCGCCGAGCAAGAAGATCAGTGGGGCATTCCAGCTGGCCGACGGGCAGACCGTCGGGGTGGCGGCGCCGATCATCATCCAGTTCGACGCGCCGATCACCGACAAGGCGGCCGTCGAGAAGGCGCTGACGGTCACGACGAATCCGCCCGTCGAGGGCAGTTGGGCGTGGCTGCCCGACGAGGCGGCGGGCGCTCGGGCGCACTGGCGCACCCGCGACTACTACCCCGCGGGCACGACCGTCAACGTCGACGCCAAGTTGTACGGCCTGCCGTTCGGTGACAGTGCCTACGGCGCCGACGACATCTCGCTGAACATCCAGATCGGTCGCCGCCAGGTGGTCAAGGCCGAGGTCACCTCGCACCGCATCCAGGTGATCAGGGACGAAGGCGTCATCATGGACTTCCCGTGCAGCTACGGCGAGGCCGACAAGGCGCGCAACGTCACCCGCAACGGCGTCCACGTGGTCACCGAGAAGTACGCGGATTTCTACATGTCCAACCCCGCCGCCGGCTACAGCCACGTGCACGAACGCTGGGCGGTCCGGATCTCCAACAACGGCGAGTTCATCCACGCCAACCCGGCGAGCGCGGGCGCGCAGGGCAACACCAACGTCACCAACGGCTGCATCAACCTGTCGACCGGCGACGCCGAGCAGTACTTCCAGTCGGCGATCTACGGCGACCCGGTCGAGGTGACCGGGAGCTCGATCCAGCTGTCCTACTCCGACGGCGACATCTGGGACTGGGCCGTCGACTGGGACACCTGGGTCGCCATGTCGGCGCTCCCGCCACCCACCGCGCGCCCGCCGTCCACCCAGATTCCGGTGACCGCGCCGGTCACCCCGTCGACCGCCCCGACCCTGTCCGGCACGCCGACGACGACCACCACGTCCAGTCCGGGGGCTAACCCCGGCGGTTGA
- a CDS encoding carbon-nitrogen hydrolase family protein, whose amino-acid sequence MRIALAQILSGTDPAANLDLVREYAGRAADSGAQLVVFPEATMCRFGVPLAPIAEPVDGPWATSVRRIATDSGITVVAGMFTPAGDGRVKNTLIAAGPGSPNEPDAHYDKIHLYDAFGFTESRTVAPGHEPVVITVAGVRVGLTVCYDIRFPALYTELARRGAQLIAVCASWGAGPGKLDQWTLLARARALDSMTYVAATGQADPGEPLTASGAPTGVGGSLVASPFGEVVASAGPGPQLVVADIDVDRVAKARESFAVLRNHSDFAQLDRAESVG is encoded by the coding sequence ATGCGAATCGCGTTGGCGCAGATCCTCAGCGGCACCGATCCGGCCGCGAACCTGGACCTGGTGCGCGAGTACGCGGGCCGGGCAGCCGACTCGGGTGCTCAGCTGGTGGTGTTCCCGGAGGCGACCATGTGCCGGTTCGGCGTCCCGCTGGCGCCGATCGCCGAGCCGGTCGACGGGCCCTGGGCGACGAGCGTGCGGCGCATCGCCACGGACAGCGGGATCACGGTGGTCGCCGGCATGTTCACCCCGGCCGGGGACGGGCGGGTGAAGAACACGTTGATCGCGGCGGGGCCGGGCAGTCCCAACGAACCGGACGCGCACTACGACAAGATCCACCTCTACGACGCGTTCGGGTTCACCGAGTCGCGCACCGTCGCGCCCGGCCACGAGCCGGTGGTGATCACGGTCGCAGGCGTCCGGGTGGGGCTGACGGTCTGTTATGACATCCGCTTCCCGGCGCTCTACACCGAGCTGGCCCGCCGCGGCGCCCAGCTGATCGCCGTCTGCGCGTCGTGGGGTGCGGGCCCCGGCAAGCTCGACCAGTGGACGCTGTTGGCGCGGGCCCGCGCGCTGGACTCGATGACGTACGTCGCGGCGACCGGCCAGGCCGACCCGGGCGAGCCACTGACCGCCTCGGGCGCCCCCACCGGGGTGGGCGGCAGCCTGGTGGCCTCGCCGTTCGGCGAAGTGGTCGCGTCGGCCGGTCCCGGGCCGCAGTTGGTGGTGGCCGACATCGACGTCGACCGGGTGGCGAAGGCCCGCGAGAGCTTCGCGGTGCTACGCAACCACTCAGATTTCGCTCAGCTGGATAGGGCAGAATCGGTCGGGTGA